Genomic segment of Arachis hypogaea cultivar Tifrunner chromosome 11, arahy.Tifrunner.gnm2.J5K5, whole genome shotgun sequence:
TAGTTCATGCACATGCATTTACATGAAAGTGATCTATTTTGAATTGATAAAAACATGATTTGAAATTTTGAGTTCTCTAAATCTGTTGCACATTGAACTAAGTGAAGGCAAGAATTCCAAGTTTTGGAAAGAATGTATCAATTAGTTTTGGATGAACATTTATCACCCTGCTGATTTACCAAGTTATGATGCATTCAAcagaagattttttttaaaaaaaatgctgttatcttattttttctaataacATCTTATTTCCCCCTCCTTTTAATTAGAAAACATCATACTTTTTGGCTCTGTCCAAATTAAAGAAGATACAtgattttatctatttctcttttgTGATTATTTGGCTAGAACCTGGAAACTCATATCAGCATTTCATTTATGCATGTAGAATCATTAGCTCCCTTAAAAGGAAAGGGAATGAGATAATTGACATACTGAATCCATCCAGTGATGCAATCACAACTTCTTCAGGTAGTAGTTTGATAAATTTCTTCCCGGCTTTTGAATTTGATGCTTTAGTGGCAAAAAATCCAGAGACTCTCACCACCCCACTGAGGACCCCATTGGCTACTTTCTCTGTCACTTTAGTCACCTTCTTAACCCTATAtacaacattaaaaaataaaaaatgatacatCATAGATCTGAATCTTTGGTTTTGGACCTTCCATGGTATAGTAATATTAAATTTCTACATAGTAGGATTTATCTTAATATAACCCTTTGAATCTTAATTTTACATATTGCAATATTAAATCCGTCATTTAAAGCAGATTATTGTTGATGAAATTTAGAGCCATTATAATCAATTTATAAACAAGATTATTACATGAGAAATAAGAAATATTTTGTTTAGTATTGATATTATCCAGAACAtccaattaatatttatatatttttgtaaaaattagatGAATTTTAGAATGAATGGAGAAAAAATATCATCCTACCTTTTAATCCGCTTCATAGTTTGAGGACTAACCTCGACATCGGAACCACCAGCCATCCTCTGCTTCAGGAACTCATTTCCCCACTTCAACCGCTCCACCGTCACATCTCCACACCACAATATCCCCTTAATCAGCTGCCCCGATCCGGTGGCGATCAACCTCGCCGCCGTTCCATTGTATTCCTCCACATTCGGAGCCAATGTTGTCCAATACGCCGCACTCATCTCCTCCATCAATTCCTGCTTCTCCCCCGATTTCATATCCTCCGGCGAAACATCCGCCGCCACCGATCCGTCCAACGCTTCCCCCTTCTTCTGCGCATCCTTACTCACTTCGTGTACGGTGAAACAGCTGCATTCGTTTAAAATCTCATCGAGCTTCAAAAGCAGATCTTCTTGTCCTTTCGATGCGATCGTCAGGCCGTAACTCAGCACCTCTGTGGCTGCGCCTGAGCTCGGTTTCTGATCGTCGGATTCGATCGGGACACGGAAGGAGAAGAAGTAATGTGAATCATCCACCTTCACGGCGGCCTCGTCCTTCGCCAGCGGCCACTGTGTCTCGCCGGCGAGGTCGGCATAGACGGCAACGATGTTCTCGTCTTGCCGGAGGCGAATGATGGTGAGGTTGCCGCAGGCTAGTTCCACGCTGTACTCCTTATCGATTAGGTGGAGGATGGCGCCGGGGACTGTGATGAGGATCTCCTCGGTTGCCGGCGGCGCCGAAGGAGAGGCGTCGGAGGAGGAGGAGCTGGAGCTGTCATCGTCGGCAGCAGTGGCTTTCTCCTCCGGGGAGAGATTCTCGACGAGGTCTCCGACTTCGACGTCGACGGAAGGGTAAACCTCGACGTTAGGATTTTCTAGCGCCATTGATGAATGGTTCAGACTTCGAAGGTCGTTAACTGTGTTTGGATTTTGGGATggagagagagggaaagaaaGTCTAACGGACTAACGGTTGTAACTGTCTGAAAGGACACGTGGCATAAGATAAAGGATCGGAGCCAAGGGTTTAACTAACTTGGAAGTTTCCCGCGCGAATACCGGTATAAactctctttttgtttttttatcttatcCGATTTAATTTTTATCAGCCCCAtacttaattatttatatataaaaaaaaaaaagcaatttttaataaatagataatGTAATACAAGGGTATATACTTTAAGTTTTATTCATTTGTCATAAACGTTATATCATCATATATAGACTTgcataaatcaaatttaattaataacattttttttatgttaagttTGTGAATTCTGGagtattaaattttttagtttaattttgatgtattgacaGTGTAAAATATTCTggagttatttaattatatctgtttttttttttttacgattattcacataattaatataaaatataattattttacttaCATGACATTACGTAATTAGATACGTGTTAAACTTTTTTACActtataatatatcaaaattaaagaatttggatcctctaaattttagacTTTTACTTGAAAGGATAAAGTGTGATATTTCATCTTtgaatattttctcttttatattttctcTTGTCCTACTTATGAAATAAACGGTAAGAGATTATATTTTAtcttctaaagtgaaattcaaaatttagagaattcaaatccAAAATTAAATACTTGAATTCACACCATAAAACATTTTTTAAGAGTGCAACAAGGAATTATGATCCACTTTTATTAAATAGATGAATAAGCTTTTGCAAATACTAATAAAGACTGTATAAATAGGAACCATGTTTATTTATTCAAATGaaatcatcattattcaatttttatttatttatgtaaaccAATGTTCACTTTTGAGAATAGATCATATAATACATAGTTCtctaaaatttcaacaagaatgtgCGTATTTCCATAGGACCAAGCTCAACAACAAAATTGAAAGTATTAACAGGGCGACCCCTAAGTGGTTTAGGTTCTTTTCCATTAATCTCCCCTTCAACATTCCAATTCATTTTCTTGATTTCTGATTTCTCTTGGTTAGCTGATAAACTCATCTCCTTCAACTCTTTTATCTGAACAATTAAttaaacaccaagaacatattatAGTAGTTGTTAACAACTTAACATAGTGAGATAACTTAATCTAAAGTATGCTCCTAGGAAGTATTTgatcataataaataaacaaataaaaggggGAAAAATTGCTTTGCTTAAATAGAAATGTTAAGTGACTAGTAAATGCCTTGCATTAGAGACAACACTAGTTAACTTTCTATTTTTTATCCACTAAAAATATTAATTCTCTAACATTTTccttaattaaaatttgattattggTTCATGCAAGCCTCCTTACCTAAAGAAATTGAGCTTAATAAAATCATTAATTATTAACTAACAACTGAGAATATCTTGCAAAAAATGAgggtgcgaaaaaaaaaaagagggtttGAGAACAAGTATTATGTACCTGTTTTCTGGCAAACAACTTCTTCAGTTCAACTTTGGCCAGAGTTGAATACTCAGCATCTTCACTTTGCTAATTTCATTTAAAATATAAGAGAAATATATGAGAAGTACATCACAGTTTACAAAATAATGCAGCTAGAGACAGAAAGAGAAATGCTCAAGGGTTAGCAGAATTCATTGTTTTTGGCCATCAACCCAATTTCTTTAGTCTAGTAATTCAACAACATacttttaatctatatttttaaacattaatggCTAACCATtgggcaaaaaaaataaattctgctAACCCTCTAGCATTCCTGAGAGAGAAAATATTACTTAATTTTGCTTGGTTCATCAGAAGGTAAATACAAGGAGGGGGATGATGATAGTCATAGATTTTACCTCATATAGATGTGCCAAACGGAGAAGcacacttccaccatccaactcctacacaaataataataataaaaagattattAAGTCTGAAAGATTCAAGAGAGTTATATCATTCTATGCTGAATTTGATATACCTCAAGAGTTAGCAGAGCAACATTGGGAGGCAAGCTGTAATTTGGCTCCAAGACAGTTCCTTTTGTCACATGAGATGACTTCCAATTTTTCAAGCTCTGCACAAATGATAACATGCCACAGAATATTTAACATTGTAACTACTATTATTATTTCATGAAGCAAGCATGCATAACTGACTCATACCTCATATGTGAAAGCCAACAAGAGGGGTGAGTAAATCTCCTGACCAACTGTCCGACGCCACCGGGAACCAGATCCTAGCTTGTGGATGCCAAGGTAGTAATTTCCTCTCACCTGATACATGCAAATTCAATATTGcataaaatatgaaagaaaaattcaTCACCCAATCTATTAATCAGGACGCGCAAGAATGAATTTAATTATAGTGTCATTGCCATACTGTTAGTCCTTTACATCCATAATCTTTTGCACAATCTATTTCATCAAGAGCTTCTCCTACTCCTCTACCATCATCTTGGAGAATACGCCTAGAGCATTAAGCATTGACCATTAGCAGTTTGTAACTGTTCATAGTAAAATAATCTTGAATTTGAAAAGAAATGGCATGTTTATATATACCTGTGAAGCATTAGTTCCATCTCTCCATCTCTAATGCTCGCTCCACCCGTGGCACGATCAACTAAGACAGAGAGTTCAGATTTCTGATCCTTAACATAAATTCCAAGATTAATCTACAGACAGGAAATAAGTAGTTTAGTTGCATTATAACAAACTTAACCATAATATCATAGAAGCTCATAaactatgaaaaataaataagtaagagATCCAAGGAATTTTACTGGATAGTAGTTTCCTGCCACAGGTTGAGTAACTTGAAGGGGCCAATCTTCTCTGTGATCTCGAACCTGCATAAACATTTTTGAGTCAGAAAACTCAATGTTGAACATCTTTCCCAGGAGGATTTTTTgttacaaacaaaagaaaattgacATCAGATTTACCCTTTTCAGGAAATCTCTTCCATTAGAATCAGTATAAAACTCCTTGTTTGTAGCCATATTTGCTGTTATTTGTGTGATCACCTCTTTTCCAACTCCATCATCAGTTGGAATTGGACCAACCTTCATAAAACAATTTGTTTCATAACCTTAGACAATTAACAGCATAATATTCTATTTTGGCTGATGAAAAAAGTGGCTTCTCACTATTCCAAAGAAGGCAACTCACAGTGTATTCAACTTCAGCATGATCTTTGTCTTTGTAAAGCCTAATAACCttcaaaaaataaatgaaacaaataaATAGGAAGCAAATGACATGCTTATGGACAAAGCAAACCCATTTAAGTATTTTGAAAATAATAGGACATACCATTAtatgttgaaaaataaaaaagacaataAACACAATTGTTTTAAAGGACACTGACCTGGTAAATCCAAGAGCTAAACTCTAGATGAATCTCATCAACTAGTGGCCCGCGGATTACTTTGTAGGGAACCTATCAAAtagaaaacaaatttaaatataaaagctTCAAAGGAATTGGAAATGTAATATTGTGTGTATTGAGAAATCATGTAATCACAGTTCTTTTGTTATGTTATAACTAATGCCATGAACCAACTGATTGGAAAAGAAACCTACTGATCTTGAAACAACAGTTGGCGGGGATTCAGTAGGCCGGAATATGTATGCACCAGAAGCCTGCAGGAGAGATCACATTCACACCACTTTAGAAAACATTATAATTTAAACCTTTATTAGAATGGATGTTCTTGTTTGTGCAAAAATCACACACCTGATAATCAGGAAAGTTGCCTCCACTAGAAGCATACCAGAGATAGCTTTGTTGAACCGGTATATCAACCTGCAGAATGTTTTAGCGATCATGAAATATTCTTGACATGAATGAATGACCAAAAAAATGCCATCAAGAAGCAAACTATGCTGTGAAATCTATCGTTTATGGAATATGAGAACTGAGACTTTATGATTGTGCCAATATTTGTGCTAATAGCTGGTATCTGGTAATAGTCTTCAGTAGTTAGTTCTTTCTAGTGTATGACAAAATTTATTGGTTGCTTACATTGCACTATACTATAGTCGTGATTAATGACTCaattaaaacttaacaaaacattATGAACACTTTACTGTGAGCATTCAAAGTTACTTACTCCAGTTTTGGAATTAAACATCCGTTGAAGTTGTCCAGAAGTTGAAGAAAATGACATCTTTAAATCCCCAGGTCCTATGGTAACGGTGTCGCCGCTGACGAGCTGTGAAAGGAAAGGACTTCTTTTTTTACCTATCAAGTGGAAACACCAAACAAAGCTTATTCAATACTAAAAATTAACAGAACATCAAATCTTACAAAAATTCATCTTTTTTGACAATTGCGATGAAAACCGTCATTAAGCTATTATTTGCACAACCATACAAATAGGAATCGCATTACATCTTTTCTCAAGTgttttaagacaaaaaaaaaagtcttgCATATTTCTATATCTGTCTTCTTCTACCAAACAGTTAGAAACGGGCTTAAAACTATTGCTACtagatttttttttgggttgGGGGGAATAATTTTACCATTTCCAGATGCTTTCGAAATGAAGTAGGTACTCCATCCAAGTGGAGGTACTGAAACTTGAAACAGAAGTGAATATTTTGGTGCTTCTTTTGGTTGCACCCCTAAATAGGCCTCAACATAGAagcttcttaaattttttgttacattATCTGTGTCCACATACTGTGCTTCAATGATATTTCCAGAAGAATCTTTGACAACAAGATTATCATCATTAACCTAGTACAAAATTGTTACCTTTCAGCATAGTGTTGGAATTGAATTATTCATAATGCCATAATAAGTAAATTAGGGATACTCACTGGTATTCTAACAATCTCAGTGCGATTCCATCCAAGTGGGTTATACAATACTACaacctagaaaaaaaaaaacattcactTTAAGAAAATTTAGCTAGAATAAACCGAGTTATGTTGGTTGTATTCATTTCCACCTCATACACAAGTCGGCACACACTTCTCTATTGTTAGATGGTGTGTGAGATCAACACAAGATAGTTCTCACATCTCATGTAATGGTGGATATTTGTATGTCAGATTGGTGTACAAGACAATATGAATAAATGAGTACATACAACAATTCTTaaagaaaaaatagtgaaaataTTACCAAACTCTTAGCCTCTGGAATATTGTCCTCTGTTTGTGGGCAGTAACTGATGTTGAGTAATTGACACTGCCAAAagtcaaataataattaaaacaaaagagtagagaaAGTGACAAACAATTCAATAATCAAGATTAAGATATTACAACATATCTACCAAGACACTATGGACACAATCTACAACATTTATTCATCGCTAGAACCTTGGACAAGAGTAATAAAGGGAAACTCGGTGCTAAATATCCTGCATTACCCGGTGTTTTAGAAAGAATCACACTCAAATATGTAATGTTGGCAGCCTAACCTGATTCAACATCGGTGGCTGATTCCATGGCAAAAACCCGTGACTTTAAGGTCACAAGGAAACAACTCACTCGTAGTTCCAAGGCTCCTCTTCCTTGGACAAGAGTAATAAACATCAATAATTTCATGAAGTTTTGAAATGTTACCTGAGCAAATTCCGTTGCAGGAGCTGAACAGTGACCATTTGATTTCTTGCCAGAAAGACAAGCCAGAGAAGAGCTAGTAACTTTTTCAGCCTACAAGAGAACATTGCTTGGTGAATATCACACTATTCTAAATTCAACTTTTTATTACTAATCATGATTAATTCTACAAGTTCGACTGATTAGACCCTTTTCTTCATTCGAAAACTCTCCTTCCTTCTTCCATTCCGTCAAGTAACCACAATCAATTCATTGAGGTTTTCAAGTCCATTTTACTAGGCAAAACTTCAATGAATCAGTTCACAAGAACTGGCTAAATTTTAAAGACAATCGAAACGAACAAGATACATTATCAAAATTCAGATTAGGAAAGTTCAAGCTCCTAACCTTAGAAGCTCCAATAGCCAGTCTTTTAGCATAGTCATTAGTTACATGTTGTTTGGCTGTGCCAGAGACAGCATCATGGTGTTGTGCAACTCCAAGAGCGTCTCCAAGGTCAAATGTATTACTTCCAGTTGCAGATTTCTTTCCAGCCAAAAACTCGAGTTGGCGTGCTGCCTATAACAAAATGTCATCAGCATATCAAACTGAATTTGTTCAGAACCATAGGAggcaaaaaaaacaagaaaatcccacCAAATTTTATCATGATTGGAACATTAAATTATACCAAATAGTATCCACTTAGCGACCTAACGTATCGCTTGAGGGCAGGGTGACTCGTGTAGTATCCTGTCCAATAAGCATTTGCTCCATCAGCATACCTATTAGAACAAATCATCAAACATGTGGTGTGCATAAGTCACCAACAGATTAAAATGTTAACACAATGGAAACAATCATCAGTCAAAGAAGCATTCATCTAATAAATTCTTACGGGAAATAATCATCAATTTTCAATGGCAATGTTTCATTAGCAGCATTTTTGGCATCAGTGTAAATAGATGGAGTAGAATACAAGGCATTCACTCTCCCATCCTGAAAAAGATTAAAAACACAATAGAGAATGCATTTAAATTCCATATacaatcaaaacatgtatataaTAACCATATAAACCCCTTACCAAATTAACATAGTGAATCAATTTATCCATTTGCTTGAACCAACTTTCAGCATATTGGTATTGAAAATCATCACCCATTGTCCACATTATATGGTTTGTCCTTGTCACACTTGCCTATAATAATAGTACAAAGAATTAAAAGTAGCAAAACTTTGTATTGATGAAATTCTTGGAGGGATTAATGCTAAAAATTCTAAGGCGAGTCAAGTTAGTCATTCTGTTAATTTCTTGCTGAGGTGTCGCTAACAATTGCTTGACATGTGAGGTAAAATTTGCCACATGTCATGTCCTTAACATGTACTTAAGAGTGACACATCAGAAAGAAGttactaaggtagcgtttgttttgaggtactgagagtCTGAGATAGAGACTGAGattcagtattatgtttgttggttgagagactggtactaaaatttctgtctctgtctctaaaatttcagtatttcagtacctcaaaAAAGTACGaacacaggggactaaaatttttagagatggaaactgaaactttaataacattttatacctaaaatattctcatttcaattagttaattccaattttaccctttgtacaaattaaattagagtttcatttttgtttcaatttctatctcccattttgcaccaaacagaatactggaatttatttcaatctctgtcttttaatctctgtctctcaatctcactctttccgtctctgtctctccaccaaacgctacctaaagggACTAATTTGACTCGTCTTTTAGGCACTAAATTAAAGCATTTGAAGAATCATATTGATTCATGAATAATCTTCGAAGAACTAATTTAAACATTGTCTTACTTGACTAGTAGCAGCATTAACAAAATCTTCAACACGCTGTTTGATATTGGTGTCAAAAAGAAGAGGATCATCCTGCACATGCAATAAGCCATATACTTAACAAAATATGCAAAGATATAAATacatttaatttgtaaaatagcATGAGCATTTTAGAACCTGTAATGGGATCAAGTTTTCATTATTGACTTCAAAATTAAAAGTGTTTGGAGCACTATAATGAACAGGAAAAGCATTAGCAAAAATCTGAGCAGAAGAACCAAATGTTTTGGAACCACGCCACACAACTTCAAGTGACTTATCAACTTTGCGCTTTGCTCTGTCTTGATAATCAATCCTTGCAAAGTGAACTGAATCAAAACCAACCTGCAATCATTCATACAAACACATCAAAACAAGAACAATTATGTTACTATGACAAATTTATTCTAgtgattaattatttaattaaaaaaatatatgaattaatatgtataaatatatataaattatataataattaagtcAGTGACTAATTTTTAGTACGTGGAATTTATGAAACAAgattacaacaacaacaaagccttgtcccactaagtggggtcggctacatgaatcaaacgacgccattgtgctctgtcatgtatcatgtctacagagagaccgtttacatgtagatctcgtttgccCACCTCAttgatggtcttcttaggtcttcctctgcctttcgccccttgtccatcttccatctcatccaccctcctgactggatgttctatcggtcttcttctcacatgtccaaaccacctgagacgcgatttaaccatcttttccacaatgggtgctactccaactctctcccttatatcttcattccttattttatccaatcggcgtatgaccactcatccatctcaacatcttcatctctgccacactcaacttatgttcgtgctcccctttagccgcctaACACTCCATACCATACCGCATAGCCGGTCTTATGAAACAATATTAGTACTAAGTTATATCGAATTTTGTTTAGAAActaaaatcttatgcatgcataataAACTCTTGATATTAGTAATTAGTTTGAATAGAACGAAAACTCTAatgttaatcttttttttttcccattaACCAGGCTTATATTTGATAtgttattcaaaataaataaatatcatgaATAATCCTTATTCTTAATAGcatgaattttatgttttttttttttactaatgaaCTTTTTACTTTATCCACTAGACAAATAATGTCACGTATAAAATcaaatttctctctctttttccttttttttcttttattgatatGAATATGTCATGTAAAGGAAAAGATAAACACTTTACgttttattttatgataattgATAAAGAACCTTTTAGTTTATCCGCTGACAAATAATGTGTG
This window contains:
- the LOC112719645 gene encoding protein EARLY-RESPONSIVE TO DEHYDRATION 7, chloroplastic-like — its product is MALENPNVEVYPSVDVEVGDLVENLSPEEKATAADDDSSSSSSSDASPSAPPATEEILITVPGAILHLIDKEYSVELACGNLTIIRLRQDENIVAVYADLAGETQWPLAKDEAAVKVDDSHYFFSFRVPIESDDQKPSSGAATEVLSYGLTIASKGQEDLLLKLDEILNECSCFTVHEVSKDAQKKGEALDGSVAADVSPEDMKSGEKQELMEEMSAAYWTTLAPNVEEYNGTAARLIATGSGQLIKGILWCGDVTVERLKWGNEFLKQRMAGGSDVEVSPQTMKRIKRVKKVTKVTEKVANGVLSGVVRVSGFFATKASNSKAGKKFIKLLPEEVVIASLDGFIKVCDAVEVTGKNVLTTSSTVTTELVQHRYGEEAAKAANEGLDAAGHAVGAAWATFKIRQAFTPKSLIQPVDVSKVASKELEARKKKAK
- the LOC112719644 gene encoding alpha-mannosidase isoform X1, whose protein sequence is MQLQSMVGYWKMRNIRSCSSSSASESLFSSLLIILLLCFHGTLVCSKYIKYNTDASINEGKLNVHLVAHSHDDVGWLKTIDQYYVGSRNNIQGACVENVLDSVVMSLQRDPNRKFVFAEMAFFHRWWVEQSPEIQEQVRKLVDAGQLEFVNGGWCMHDEAAPHYIDMIDQTSLGHRFIKQEFNKTPRSGWQIDPFGHSAVQAYLLGAEVGFDSVHFARIDYQDRAKRKVDKSLEVVWRGSKTFGSSAQIFANAFPVHYSAPNTFNFEVNNENLIPLQDDPLLFDTNIKQRVEDFVNAATSQASVTRTNHIMWTMGDDFQYQYAESWFKQMDKLIHYVNLDGRVNALYSTPSIYTDAKNAANETLPLKIDDYFPYADGANAYWTGYYTSHPALKRYVRSLSGYYLAARQLEFLAGKKSATGSNTFDLGDALGVAQHHDAVSGTAKQHVTNDYAKRLAIGASKAEKVTSSSLACLSGKKSNGHCSAPATEFAQCQLLNISYCPQTEDNIPEAKSLVVVLYNPLGWNRTEIVRIPVNDDNLVVKDSSGNIIEAQYVDTDNVTKNLRSFYVEAYLGVQPKEAPKYSLLFQVSVPPLGWSTYFISKASGNGKKRSPFLSQLVSGDTVTIGPGDLKMSFSSTSGQLQRMFNSKTGVDIPVQQSYLWYASSGGNFPDYQASGAYIFRPTESPPTVVSRSVPYKVIRGPLVDEIHLEFSSWIYQVIRLYKDKDHAEVEYTVGPIPTDDGVGKEVITQITANMATNKEFYTDSNGRDFLKRVRDHREDWPLQVTQPVAGNYYPINLGIYVKDQKSELSVLVDRATGGASIRDGEMELMLHRRILQDDGRGVGEALDEIDCAKDYGCKGLTVRGNYYLGIHKLGSGSRWRRTVGQEIYSPLLLAFTYESLKNWKSSHVTKGTVLEPNYSLPPNVALLTLEELDGGSVLLRLAHLYEQSEDAEYSTLAKVELKKLFARKQIKELKEMSLSANQEKSEIKKMNWNVEGEINGKEPKPLRGRPVNTFNFVVELGPMEIRTFLLKF
- the LOC112719644 gene encoding alpha-mannosidase isoform X2 — its product is MVKSRLRWFGHVRRRPIEHPVRRVDEMEDGQGAKGRGRPKKTINEVGFDSVHFARIDYQDRAKRKVDKSLEVVWRGSKTFGSSAQIFANAFPVHYSAPNTFNFEVNNENLIPLQDDPLLFDTNIKQRVEDFVNAATSQASVTRTNHIMWTMGDDFQYQYAESWFKQMDKLIHYVNLDGRVNALYSTPSIYTDAKNAANETLPLKIDDYFPYADGANAYWTGYYTSHPALKRYVRSLSGYYLAARQLEFLAGKKSATGSNTFDLGDALGVAQHHDAVSGTAKQHVTNDYAKRLAIGASKAEKVTSSSLACLSGKKSNGHCSAPATEFAQCQLLNISYCPQTEDNIPEAKSLVVVLYNPLGWNRTEIVRIPVNDDNLVVKDSSGNIIEAQYVDTDNVTKNLRSFYVEAYLGVQPKEAPKYSLLFQVSVPPLGWSTYFISKASGNGKKRSPFLSQLVSGDTVTIGPGDLKMSFSSTSGQLQRMFNSKTGVDIPVQQSYLWYASSGGNFPDYQASGAYIFRPTESPPTVVSRSVPYKVIRGPLVDEIHLEFSSWIYQVIRLYKDKDHAEVEYTVGPIPTDDGVGKEVITQITANMATNKEFYTDSNGRDFLKRVRDHREDWPLQVTQPVAGNYYPINLGIYVKDQKSELSVLVDRATGGASIRDGEMELMLHRRILQDDGRGVGEALDEIDCAKDYGCKGLTVRGNYYLGIHKLGSGSRWRRTVGQEIYSPLLLAFTYESLKNWKSSHVTKGTVLEPNYSLPPNVALLTLEELDGGSVLLRLAHLYEQSEDAEYSTLAKVELKKLFARKQIKELKEMSLSANQEKSEIKKMNWNVEGEINGKEPKPLRGRPVNTFNFVVELGPMEIRTFLLKF